A genomic region of Phragmites australis chromosome 2, lpPhrAust1.1, whole genome shotgun sequence contains the following coding sequences:
- the LOC133909181 gene encoding pentatricopeptide repeat-containing protein At2g41080-like: protein MARPALKTLATGPQEAKEEILQLCSSGRLKDALHHRFLGVIWSEAGLFAHLFRACRALPILRQLHAFAATSGATADRFTANHLLLAYADLGDLPTARNLFERIPKRNVMSWNILIGVYIKNGDLGTARKLFDEMPARNVATWNAMVAGLTDSRLNAESLEFFLAMRREGMRPDEFGLGSVLRCCSGLRDIVSGRQVHAYVVRSGLDRDMCVGSSLAHMYMRCGFLEEGETVLRALPSLNIVSCNTIIAGRAQNGDSEGALEYFCMIRGAGVAANAVTFVSAISSCSDLAALAQGQQVHAQAIKAGVDKVVPVMTSLVHMYSRCGCLCDSERVCFGYSGLDLVLCSAMISAYGFHGHGQKAVDLFKQMMSGGSEPNEVTFLALLYACSHSGLKDEGIDCFELMTKTYGLQPSVKHYTCIVDLLGRSGRLNEAEALILSMPVRPDGVIWKTLLSACKIQKNFDMAERIAERVIELEPHDSASYVLLSNIRATSSRWEDVSEVRKTMRKQNVRKEPGVSWVELKGQVHQFCTGDKSHSRQREIDECLDKMMAKIKQCGYAPDMSMVFHDMEDEEKEVSLAHHSEKLAIAFAFLSLPEGVPIRVMKNLRVCDDCHLAIKLMSKVTGREIVVRDVSRFHHFKDGKCSCGDYW from the coding sequence ATGGCCAGGCCTGCGCTGAAGACGCTCGCCACCGGACCACAGGAAGCCAAGGAGGAGATCCTCCAGCTCTGCTCCAGCGGCCGCCTCAAGGATGCTCTCCACCACCGCTTCCTTGGCGTCATCTGGTCGGAGGCTGGCCTCTTCGCCCACCTCTTCCGGGCCTGCCGCGCCCTCCCAATCCTCCGCCAGCTCCACGCCTTCGCCGCTACATCTGGCGCCACCGCCGACCGCTTCACCGCGAACCACCTCCTGCTCGCCTACGCCGACCTTGGCGACCTCCCAACCGCGCGCAACCTGTTCGAGAGAATTCCCAAACGGAATGTTATGTCCTGGAACATTCTCATTGGGGTTTACATCAAGAACGGTGACCTGGGAACCGCGCGGAAGCTGTTTGACGAAATGCCCGCGAGAAACGTCGCGACGTGGAATGCCATGGTTGCTGGACTCACAGACTCGAGACTTAACGCGGAGAGCTTGGAGTTCTTCCTTGCCATGCGGAGGGAGGGTATGCGGCCTGATGAATTTGGCCTTGGGAGCGTGCTCCGGTGCTGTTCTGGGCTCAGAGATATTGTGTCCGGACGACAGGTCCATGCATACGTCGTGCGGTCTGGACTGGACAGGGACATGTGCGTTGGGAGCTCGTTGGCTCATATGTATATGCGGTGTGGTTTTCTTGAAGAAGGAGAAACTGTGCTCCGAGCGTTGCCTTCGCTTAACATTGTGTCATGCAATACCATAATTGCCGGAAGGGCGCAGAATGGAGACTCAGAAGGGGCGCTCGAGTATTTCTGCATGATTAGAGGTGCTGGTGTGGCAGCAAATGCAGTCACATTCGTGAGTGCCATTAGTTCTTGCTCGGACTTGGCAGCTCTTGCACAAGGTCAGCAAGTTCACGCACAAGCTATCAAGGCTGGAGTCGACAAGGTTGTGCCTGTCATGACTTCTCTTGTGCATATGTACTCTCGATGCGGGTGCTTATGTGACTCGGAAAGAGTTTGCTTTGGGTATAGTGGCTTAGATCTTGTCCTTTGTAGTGCGATGATCTCAGCTTATGGATTCCATGGTCATGGGCAGAAAGCAGTTGACTTGTTCAAACAAATGATGAGTGGAGGGTCAGAACCTAATGAGGTTACTTTCTTGGCATTGCTATATGCATGCAGCCATAGTGGTCTGAAAGATGAAGGCATAGATTGTTTCGAGCTTATGACTAAGACTTATGGTCTGCAGCCAAGTGTTAAACACTACACTTGTATTGTGGATCTTCTTGGACGTTCAGGTCGCCTAAACGAAGCAGAGGCCCTCATCTTGTCGATGCCTGTGCGTCCTGATGGGGTCATATGGAAGACATTATTGTCTGCTTGTAAGATCCAAAAGAATTTTGACATGGCTGAGAGGATAGCAGAACGTGTCATTGAGTTGGAGCCTCATGATTCCGCCTCTTATGTTCTTCTATCAAATATTCGAGCTACCAGCAGCCGGTGGGAGGATGTCAGCGAGGTAAGAAAAACCATGAGGAAGCAGAATGTGAGGAAAGAACCTGGAGTTAGCTGGGTGGAGCTTAAGGGTCAGGTGCACCAATTCTGCACAGGGGATAAATCCCATTCAAGGCAAAGAGAGATCGATGAATGCTTGGACAAAATGATGGCCAAGATTAAGCAATGTGGGTATGCACCAGACATGAGCATGGTGTTCCATGAcatggaggatgaggagaaagaaGTTAGTTTGGCTCACCACAGTGAGAAGTTGGCTATAGCATTTGCTTTTCTCAGCTTACCTGAAGGAGTTCCAATTCGGGTTATGAAGAATCTACGTGTGTGTGATGATTGCCATTTAGCTATTAAGTTGATGTCTAAGGTAACTGGTCGGGAGATTGTGGTCCGAGATGTTAGCCGTTTTCACCATTTCAAGGATGGAAAATGCTCTTGTGGAGATTATTGGTGA
- the LOC133909182 gene encoding extensin-like, which produces MASRSPASSPLLPHQHQHPLPPNAHPQFQAPPPSMPPPPKALDLEVTIVSGKHLKNVNWRRGDLRAYVIAYLDPSRRAATRPDDAGGCKPAWNERLVVPLPPHLSPHDPSLLLSLDVFHSKPSDSPKPLVGSARSPLRDLLLPTNPNPSRDSPASALVTLPLLRPSGRPQGKLRIRVAIRERSPPPPEPQYPPPSSAPYYFPPPPPPTYSAPPQYGSDPYYRPSGYYSAPPPPPQSEYTGGPSAPMEYSRQYEQRGRSGVGSGSGRYGVGTGLAVGAVAGALGGLAIEEGATPKEEKAAGRVEEKVAPTRRDDYSEYRGEY; this is translated from the coding sequence atgGCTTCCCGGTCTcccgcctcctctcctctcctcccgcaCCAGCATCAGCACCCGCTTCCCCCGAATGCTCACCCCCAGTTTCAAGCCCCACCGCCGTCGATGCCGCCCCCGCCCAAGGCGCTCGACCTGGAGGTCACCATTGTCTCGGGGAAGCACCTGAAGAACGTCAACTGGCGCCGCGGCGACCTCCGCGCCTACGTCATCGCCTACCTCGACCCCTCCCGCCGCGCCGCCACCCGCCCAGACGACGCAGGCGGGTGCAAGCCCGCCTGGAACGAGCGTCTCGTGGTCCCGCTCCCACCCCACCTCTCCCCGCACGACCcatccctcctcctctccctcgacGTCTTCCACTCCAAGCCCTCCGACTCGCCCAAGCCGCTCGTCGGATCTGCCCGCTCGCCActtcgcgacctcctcctccccacaaaccctaaccctagccgcGATTCCCCAGCCTCCGCTCTCGTCACTCTCCCGCTCCTCCGCCCTTCCGGTCGCCCGCAGGGAAAGCTCCGCATCCGCGTCGCCATCCGTGagcgctcgccgccgcctcccgagCCGCAGTACCCGCCGCCGTCCAGCGCCCCCTACTACTTCCCGCCCCCTCCGCCTCCCACCTACTCGGCCCCACCGCAGTACGGATCGGACCCGTACTACCGCCCTAGTGGCTACTACTctgcaccaccacctccacctcagtCTGAGTACACCGGAGGGCCCTCTGCACCGATGGAATACAGCAGGCAGTATGAGCAGAGAGGAAGGAGTGGGGTTGGTAGTGGGAGTGGAAGGTATGGAGTGGGCACTGGACTTGCGGTGGGTGCTGTGGCTGGAGCCCTCGGGGGGCTTGCAATCGAAGAAGGTGCAACGCCCAAGGAGGAGAAGGCTGCAGGGAGGGTGGAAGAGAAGGTGGCACCTACCAGGAGGGATGATTACAGCGAGTATCGTGGCGAGTATTGA